The Dethiobacter alkaliphilus AHT 1 genomic sequence GCAAAGGGGTCTGCGTCTTAAATGACGACCTAAATGAGGTTGCCGATAAGGTTAGGGAGGCCCGCGGACTGATTTTGGGTTCACCGGTTTATTTCGGAACTGCCCGCGGAGATTTAATGAATCTTCTGCAGCGGGTGGGGATGCTTTCCTACAACGGCGACCGGTTCCTGTCCTACAAAGTTGGCGGGCCCATCGCCATTAACCGCCGTGGTGGAGCCACCGCCACCATTCAGGAGATGCTGATGTTCTTCTTTATCAATGAAATGATCGTTCCCGGCTCCACTTACTGGAACATAATGTTTGGTAAAAAGCCGGGAGAGGCCATGGATGATGAAGAAGGCGTACGAACAGCTGAGAGGTTTGCAGAAAATGTGGCCCATGTGATTTTACAGATGAAGGAACAACGGCCCGAATAAATATATTGTAAGAATAGGTTACGCCCGGCAGAAATGCCGGGCGCAGTTATTTTATAAGTCTTTTTTGCATCAAGTGCTGAGGAAGCGGAAAAATAACGATAATGAACGTCACCAGCCAAAGCGCATGAATCAAGAGCGCGGCGGAGACAGCTCCCATGGTCAGGCTGCGCAAAAGTACCACGATATGATACAAAGGCAGCAGCCAGGCCGCTGCCTGAACCGCCTCCGGCAGGGCATCTATGGGAAAGAAAACGCCGGAGAAGAGAAACATGGGTGTTACAACCAAAGTAAAGAAGTAGGAAAAGGAATCAATCTTTGGGACAATGCCTGTCCAAATCATTCCCAGCTGGGCAAATACAAAGCCGCACAGCACCAGGACCAGGGGAATCAAAACAGCAAAAAAAGAAGGAACCAGACCCAGCACGGCAATAACCAGCAATATTACGCTACCGTACAGTACACTTTTAAATACTCCGGTTAACAACTCGCCGGTTACCACCTCATCCAGGTTGATGGGAGTAGCAGTGATGGCATGGAAAATCTTCTGGTAATGCATACGCACATACGATTCATAGGTGCATTCCGCCGAGGCTGCCCACATGGCAGAAGAGGCAATAATCCCCGGCGCGATAAACTGCATATAGGACATGCCGTCAATCTCACCTACAAACGCACCCAGGCCCCAGCCCATGGCGGCCAGATACAACAAAGGTTCCAGGAAGTTAAAGGCAATATTGGTTTTCCAGGTGGAGCGAAACACCGCCAGGTTGCGGCGGAAAACGCGCAGGGCGTATCTGTTTAAAGTCCGGTACGATTGCCACAGTTTACTCACCGCCGCCAAACCTCCTGCCCGTTAATTTCAAAAACACATCCTCCAGGTTTGCCGGCCGCTGCACCAGGGTTTCTACAGCAGGGAATTCTTTAATTACCTCCAGCAGAGTTTCCGGCTCTGCTTTGGGATGCAGATACAGTGTCTCACCAATAGACATAAAGCCGCGTATCTGTTCATCGGCCAAAGCAAGCAGCTTTGTGTGAAGCCCTGGAGACAGTCCCGCTTCAATTACCTGTTCACCGATATGTTTATTTACCAGCTCTGCCGGTATTCCTTCTTCCAGAATTTTTCCGCCGTCCATCACAATCAGCCGGTCGCACAACTGGCTGGCTTCCTCCAGGTAGTGGGTGGTTAGGATGAGGGTGAGACCGTTTTTCTTTAAGGATTTCAAATGCTGCCAGATATGATGCCTTGCTTCCGGGTCCAGCCCGGTGGTGGGTTCATCCAGAATAAGAATTTCGGGCTTATTCATCATGGCCCGGGCAATGGTGAGCCGCCTTTTCATCCCCCCTGACAGTGACTCCACATCCACATCTTTTTTGGCCAGCAGGCCAAAAAATTTCAACTGCTCCAGAGCTGTTGGGAGTGCCTTATCACGGGAAATGCCAAAATAGGAGGCATAAACGATTAAATTTTCTAAAACGGAAAGCTCCAAATCCAGGTTATTTTCCTGCGGAACCACGCCTAATTTTCCTTTAATCTCCCGGGCATCAACCTCTACATTGTGGTTAAGGACATGCAGGGAGCCGCCATCTACCGGAAGGAAACAGTAAATCATGGCCACGGTGGTGGTTTTTCCGGCGCCGTTTGGCCCCAGTATGCCGAAATATTCGCCCTGGGATATGACAAAATCAATGTTGTCCACTGCCCGCAGCGAACCGTAGTATTTTTGCAGTTGTTTTGCTTCCACAGCATTTGCCACCATAATCACCTGCTTTGTCTTATCTTCTTCATAGTATAGCAAAGAAAAATTGGATGCAAGCCTACAAATTTGGCCGTTATTGTCGATATAGGCAAACTATGCCTTGTGTTTTTGCACCAGTATTATATAAAATAGGAGAGAACACTTTTTTGTAACTTTCCAGGAGGGATAAAATGAAGAATGTACAGCAGTTAGCCATTAACACAATCCGCATGCTGGCGGTGGATGCGGTGGAAGCAGCCAATTCGGGGCATCCCGGTTTGCCGATGGGGGGGGCTCCCATGGCTTATAAACTCTGGTCGGACTTTATGCAGCACAGCCCCGGTGATCCGGCCTGGCCCAACCGTGACCGGTTTGTGCTCTCTGCGGGACACGGCTCCATGCTGCTCTATGCATTGCTCCATCTTTTCGGCTATGATCTGTCGCTGGAAGAGCTAAAGAACTTCCGGCAGTGGGGCAGCAAAACTCCGGGACACCCGGAATACGGGCATACGGTGGGGGTGGAGACCACCACCGGGCCGCTGGGTCAGGGCTTTGCCAACGCTGTGGGTATGGCCATTGCCGAACGCCGTTTAGCTGCAGAATTTAACAAGCCGGACTTTCCGCTGGTAGATCACTATACTTACGTTTATACCGGTGACGGTTGTATGATGGAGGGGATTACCTCCGAGGCAGCATCTTTGGCGGGCCATCTTGGGCTGGGTCGGTTGATTTGCCTCTACGATGATAACGAAATAACCATCGATGGAGGTACGGAAGTTGCCTTCACCGAAGATGTGGCCAAGCGTTATGAAGCTTATGGCTGGCAGGTAATGAAGGTATCCGACGGTACCGATCTGGAAGCCATTGATGAAGCCATTGCGGCAGCCAAAAAAGATCAACAACGTCCGTCCCTGATTCTGGTGCGCACCGCCATTGGTCATGGCAGTCCCAATAAACAGGGGAAAGCATCGGCCCATGGCGCTCCGCTGGGTACAGATGAAGTTAAGTTAACCAAGGAAAACCTGAACTGGCTCTTAGAACCCCCATTCCACGTACCTGACGAAGTAAAAGAACATTTTGCCGGCCTGCAAAGCGGCCTGGAAGATAACAAGCGGCAATGGGACAGGCTTTTTAGCGAATACCGCAATAAATACCCGGAAGATGCGGCCCGCTGGGATGCCTGGCATACAAGTGATGTTCCCGTTGAACTGGAAGCGGACCCGGCGCTTTGGGAATTCGATAAGCCCACTGCAACCAGGGCCGCTTCGGGCCAGATTATGCAGGTTCTGGCCAAGTACCTGCCCAACATGGCCGGCGGTTCCGCTGATTTAAATGCTTCCACCAAAACCTATCTAAAGGGGTTGGGGGATTTTACCGCGGACAACCGGGCCGGTAACAATATCTACTTTGGTGTGCGGGAACATGCCATGGGCGCCATTATGTCCGGCATGGCTTTGCACGGCGGCCTGCGCCCCTATGGTTCCACTTTTCTGGCATTCTTTGATTACATGAAACCTGCGGTACGCCTGGCGGCACTGATGGGTATTCCCGTTACCTATGTGTATACACACGACAGTATCGGAGTGGGAGAAGACGGGCCTACCCATCAACCCATTGAGCATCTGGCCAATATGCGCTCCATTCCCAATCTGCACGTGCTGCGCCCGGCCGACGGAAAGGAAACAGCGGCAGCCTGGCTGCATGCTGTAAAACGCTCCGACGGTCCGGTGGCTCTGGTCCTCACCCGGCAGAACCTGCCCCAACTGGAAGGCACCGGCCTGGATGCTGTCAAGGGAGGCTATATTGTCAGTGAGGAGGAAGGCGGAGCTCCCGATTTAATCCTGATGGCCTCCGGCTCAGAAGTGTCTTTGGCGGTCAAGGCGCAAAAAGAACTGCAAAGCCAAGGTGTAAACGCCCGGGTGGTCAGTATGATGAGTTGGGAACTGTTCCAAAAGCAGCCGGAGTCCTACCGCAATGAAGTCTTGCCGCCGGCCATTACGAAACGGTTGGCCATCGAAACCGGCCATCCCATGGGATGGGAGCGTTACACCGGTATCGAGGGAGATATCATAGCCATTGATCACTTCGGAGCCTCCGCCCCCGGTGATATCCTGATGGAGAAGTTTGGCTTTACCTTAGATAATGTGGTTCAGCGGGCATTGCGCTTGCTTGGCCGCTAAAGCTATTGACATCCGGGCGGTGATGCCCTTACAATGATGACAGATACGCTGTGAGGGTATCTTTGCAAAAAGGAGGTCCTGCCCGTGCCAACTTATGAATTTATCTGCAAACAGTGTGGACACCGCTTTGAAACTCAGGTGCCCAGTGCCGATAAGAAAAAGGTGCGCTGTGCTAAGTGTGAGAGCGCTGATTTGCAGGAAAAGTTCGGTATAAATGTAAGCAAGGGGGGCGCCAAAGAGAGCCCCTGTGCACAAAGCGATTCCTGCCCGTCCAAACGCTTCGGTTTTGGCTGAGGCTAACTTTCAACCTGAGTTCAGGTTGCAATCAAACAAAGACCGGACAGCTACCAGCTGTCCGGTCTTTTATTAATTCAGCTGTTCCCGTAGAAACCGGCGGCCATCTTCTCGGTACTGCTCCACTTGGTATCGTAGACGATGGTCGCTTTTTGACCGGGATTTAGCTGGTGCCTTTGCAGAGCAAAGAATAGCGGCCCGTGGCGTAATTTGTTACTGCTTATAGTTATTTCCTGTTTAGAGGAGGTCCTTTCAAAAATTAAAAATTATCCAACATTTGTCTGTAAGGTTACAATTGTTAAAAATATGTGAAATTATTGTCGCTAAGCTATGGCGGAAATAATGTATCTGTGTTATACTTTTAACAGCCTTAAACCGCATGAATAAAGGGTTTTCAAATACAGAGTAAACATGTAGGAAAAGTATAATGGTTTAGTATATGAGTACATTGTTAATTCGTTAGTACATATATACTAAGCGAGGGAGGGATGACCCAGGGACTTGGCAGAGGACAAACCTATGTGTTTTCGGGGGAAAAATGACAACAGGAGAGGTGAAAAAATTGCTGAAAGATGGAGGAAAAAACTTAGTATTGCTAATGTTCTTCGCAGCGTTTGTCATTATACTGGCAGTTGGCTGCGGTGAGCAGCAGCCTCAGGTGGAGGCTGTGGCCAGTGATGCCTGCATCACATGCCACATTGAACCGGATATTATTGACTCAATGTATACGCCGCCACCTGCTGCCGAAGGCGGCGGAGGCGGCTGAGGTGTTGCCGGTCCGCAGTTGGCGGGCAGCGAAAAGTACTGTGTCGATGAAGCATTTTTGACTTCCACCCATGGTGAACTGGGCTGTATTGCCTGTCACGGTGGAGAAAATGTGGAAGACAAAGCTGAAGCACACGCCGGTATGATTAAGTATCCATCTGCCGATGCGGGTGGAATTTGTCAGGAATGTCACGGAGATATCGCTTCTGATTTTGAAAAATCCATTCATTACACCATTCAGGGCATGCGCAATGCATTGGAAGACTTTACTCACCCCGGTGTACTGGATGAAGATGGCGGAATCAGGGAGGCTTTTGACAACAATTGTTACAAGTGTCACGCAACATGTGGCTCCTGCCATGTGAGCCGTCCCATAGCATACTCCGGCGGTCTCCATTCACAACACACTTTTACTAAGACACCGCCTATGGAAGACACATGTTACGGCTGTCACGGCGCTAGAAATGCCGGAGAGTTCATGGGCCGGGTGGGGTATAGCAGCGACGTCCATTATGACAACGGTATGCACTGTATAGATTGTCATCCGGTGAATAATTTCCATGGCAGCGGTGAGTTTGAGCAGAATATGTGGGAAGCCGACCTGCCTAAATGTCTTGACTGTCACGAGGAAGTCTATACCGATTCAGACATTCAGGCCCATAATGTCCATGAGCCGGATGCCATGTCCTGTCAGGTATGTCACGCTTCGGCAAATAACAATTGCTTTGACTGCCATGCTACACCACAGGAAGACGGCAGTGTGGCCGGAACATCGGATATGCGCATTATGTTTAAAATCGGCCAGAACCCCAATCCCACCGAACAGCATCCTTACAGATATATGACCATCCGTCATATTCCCACCACTGCTGATACGTTTAGGCCCATGGGAGCGGAACTGCCAAACTTCGATGAAATCTCCAACTGGAAATATTCGCCCACCCATAACGTGCAACGCAGCACCATCCAAAATGAAAGTTGTGATTCCTGTCATGGCAACCCGTTTATTTTCCTGCGCGAAGAGGACATCCGTGAAAACGACAGCCAGGCCAGCCGGGAATGGGTTGTAACAGACATACCTTAGATCTTGCTTAATGCAGTGAAACTAAGAAAAGAGCAGTTAAGAAAAAAATCAAGGGGGTATGTAGAATGAAAAAGACTTTTAAGTTATTGTTGGTTTTGCTATTAGTAGGTGTGATGGCATTTGGTTTAGTAGGCTGCGGCAACGAAGAAAATAATAACAATGAGCCGGTGGATATCGAAGATAATGACAATAATCTGGAAGAAGAAATTGCTCTTGACCCGCAGGAAGTAGTATTGGAAGCGGCCAAAGCATATTTTCCCAAAGTAGCTGATGATAACAACATCATTAGCTCCGAAGATGTAAAAGAAGCTCTGGAGTCAAATCCTGATGCCATGTTTATTCTTGATATTCGCAGCGCTGAAGACTTTGAAGAAGGTCATATTGCAGGAGCAGTCCACAGTGGCTGGGGTAATGTGGGAGAAATTATGGACCGTCTGCCCAAAAACAGGCCGGTTGTGGTTGCCTGCTACTCAGGCCAGACTGCAGGGCAGGCCGTTGCCTTGCTTCGCATGGCCGGTTTTGACAATGCACAATCCATGCTTTACGGTATGAGGCTTGGTTGGGAAGAAGAAGGATTTGCCAAAGAGGGCACAGGTATGGTAGCTGCTGCCGACCTGTCTGCTGTTACTTCCCCTGCCGATGAAAAAGAAGAAATTCTCTGGGAAAAAGCCCAGGCAGTATTTGCCGATATCGCAGACGGTAACCGGGCCTTGTTTGACCCGGAAGAATTGCAGGCCGGACTTGAAGAGAACCCCAATGCCTTCTATGTTCTTGATATCCGCAGAGGCGAAGACTTTGAAGAAGGTTACATCGAGCATTCTGTGCACAGCCCCTGGGCCCAGGTGGGTGAACTTCTTGAATCCCTGCCCACCAACCGCCCCGTAGTAGTAGGTTGCTACTCCGGTCAAACCGCCGGCCAGACCGTAGGCGTACTGCGCATGCTGGGTCTGGATGCCAGATCTCTTCTGTACGGCGTGCGTGACGGTTGGGTAGAAAGAGCAGAACTTCCTCTGGTAACTGAATAATAAACACAAAAGAACCGGGATTTTTTAATCCCGGTTCTTTTAGTTGCACTGTTATATTATTTTTCTTTAAGAGCAGGTTCCTTCAGCATATGAATAAAATTCAGAACCAGCCGCAGTTGCTCGCTGTCTAATGTGCAGATGTGGCCGATGAGCATTTGTACGCGGGGGTCAAACAGTAGTTCACGCAGTTCGGGGGTGATACCGGCAATAATCCCTTCCGCGTCTTCCTGCTCCAGTATCAGATAGCAGACAGATACGCTTAGCGCTTTGGAAATGCGTTCAATGGTTTTTAATGAGGGCTGAACTTTTCCTGTTTCCAGTTGAGCCACAAGGCCTGGGGAAATCTGGGCTGCGTTGGCCAGCTGCTTTTGTGTCATTCCTTTGGTTTCCCGCGTCATGCGTATTTTTTTACCCGTGGCAATCAGTTTGCCCTCGGTATGGAGAAACAAGCTTATGGGAACATTGAAGTAGCGGCTGATTTTCTGCAGCGTCTGAATAGAAGGCGTTCTTTCTCCCAACTCGATTTCGCTTAAGTAGGTTACAGACAAGTCAAGGTGCCTGCCCAACTCTTCCAGGGTAAGCCCTTTTTCCTCCCTCATGGCCCGCAGTTTATCACCCATCCCGGATGTGCTAAAGTGTAAGGCCTCAATATCTTCATCTAAGTCAAGGTTCGCAAGAAGATAATCCAGGGCTTTGCTGGTGAGCTCACGCTTTCCTTCTTCCACTTCTTTTAGGTATGCCAGAGGCAAGTTGCAGGCTTTAGATAGTTCCTCAATAGTTAATTTATTTTTAGTGCGGATTTTCTTTAGTTGTTTTTCCAGCATGGATTCCCCTCCTTATTAAAACCAATTCCATTATAACACACACAAGGCACTTGAAAAGTCTTACATAATAATTAAGCCCCAAAAATACAGTAGGAAACACTTCTGCAAAGAGAGAAAGGATATAGAAATAAGAGAAGGAGGATAACAAATGGACAATCCTTTAAATGTACTACATCCCCGTTCCTTAAAAAACCTTACTATCCACATGCATTCACTGATTAGGTCACGTTTGTGGCTGAAGATACTGGTAGCGATGTTTTTGGGTATTATGACCGGTATTTTGTTGGGGCCTACCACCGGTTTGGTACCCAGAGAGACCGGTGCCGTTATCGGCAGTTGGCTGGCCATGCCCGGGCAAATCTTTTTGGGCATGATTCAGATGATTGTGGTGCCCTTGGTGTTTGCCTCCATCATCACCGGACTGGCCGCCAGTGAAGATATGGAGCAGTTAAGTAAAATGGGTACAAGGCTGGCCTTTTATTTTGTTGCCACCACCGTTGTGGCCATTGTGATTGGCCTGATGGTGGCGTTAACCATCCAGCCCGGACTCTTTATTGACGGCTCGACGCTGGAAGAAACCATGGGAGCCGAAACTCCCATTGACCAGGAGGAAATGGTTGATGCTCCCGATTTTGTGGGCATTCCGGAAGTTATCACCAGCATTCTGCCCCAAAACCCGCTGGGGGCCATGGTGGATCGGGAAATGTTTCAGATAGTATTGATAGCAATAATCTTTGGCATTGCCCTGATATCCACCGCCTCCACCTACGCCGAGCCCCTTTTGGAGTTGCTTGGCGCCATTCAGGAGGTCTGTATGACCATTGTCCGCTGGGCAATGCTTCTGGCCCCGTTTGCCGTCTTTGGTATGCTGGCGCAAACCACCATCACCACCGGCATTGATGCCCTGTTGGGGATGGCCATTTATGTCCTCACGGTTCTTTTGGGCCTGTTAATTTTGCTGGGCGTCTACATGCTGCTGGTGATGGTGGTGGGGCGTAAAAATCCGCTGGAGTTTTTCCAGGCAGTGCGGGAAGTGGTGCTGCTGGCTTTTTCCACATCCAGTTCCGCTGCGGTTATGCCGTTATCCATCCAGGTGGCAGAAGAAAAACTGGGTGTGCGCCCTTCAACTTCCCAGTTTCTCATTCCTCTTGGCGCCACCATTAATATGAACGGTACCGCCCTCTATCAGGGTGTGGCCGCCATTTTCCTGGCACAGGTTTTTGCAGTTGAGCTGACCTTAGCTTCCATGCTGTTAATCATTGTGATGACCGTGGGTGCTTCCATTGGTTCATCCGCCACACCTGGTGTGGGCATGGTTATCCTGGCTTCGGTGTTGGCCAGTGTGGGGATTCCCCCCAGCGGCATTGCGCTCATCATCGGCGTGGATCGTATTCTTGATATGAGCAGAACCGCCATCAATGTGATGGGGGACCTGACCGCCTGCCTGGTAATGGACCGCTGGGTCGGAGGTCCCAATTTGGAGCAATAGAGGGAAAACAAAAGGGTTATTCGCACATTGGCGCGAATAACCCTTTTATTATGTACAACGAACAGGGGAGTACCAATGTCTGAGGAATACACCTTACATGTAAAAGAAATACATAAAAGTTTTGGGAAAACAAACGTTCTCCGGAATGTGTCGTTGCGGGTAAACAAGGGGGAGTCACTGGGTTTTTTAGGTCCCAACGGAGCCGGTAAAACCACTTTAATCCGCATCATTCTAGGGCTGGTCAGGCCTGATCGGGGCAGTATTTATCTAAACGGGTATTCGCTGCGCAGTAATTTTAAACAGGCGATTAAGCACGTAGGAGCTGTGGTGGAGAATCCCAGGTTTTATGAAGGTCTTTCAGCTTATAAAAACCTGCAGTTAATCCATAATCTCCATCCTGAAGTTCCTGTAAAAAGAATAGGGGAAGCGCTGGAAATGGTGGGGCTAAGCCCTCGGGCGGAAGATAAGGTAGGGACATTTTCCCTGGGGATGAAGCAGCGCCTGGGCCTGGCTCGCGCCCTTTTTACCCAACCCACCATTGTTTTTCTTGATGAACCGCTAAATGGCCTTGACCCCCAGGGTATGATGGAAACTCGCAAGATGATTTGTAACCTGCAGAAAGAACAGGGAATCTCTTTTTTTATTACCAGTCATTTGTTAAGTGAAATAGAACAGGTATGTGACAACATCGCTGTAATTAAAGAAGGGGAGATTATCCGTCAGGGCAGCCTGGAGAAGCTGTTGGAACGTAACTATGAAATTGTGGATGTGCACACAGACGACATGGCACAAACCGTACCCGTACTACGTCAGGCAGGCTTTGTTCAGCATATTACGGTGAAAAAGGACCACGCCACGGTGGAAATCGACTGTGGTGGTTCAGTAGAATTAAACAGACACCTTGTGAACAAAAACATACCGGTACGTTATATCGTTCCCAGAAAGACTACTTTGGAACAGCTGTTTGTGGAACTGACACAGGGGGGAGGGGAAACTGGTGAGGGGCCTGATTAAAAATGAAATGCTGAAATTTTTTACAAACCGTAAGCTATATGCTTTCTTGCTCATTGTTTTTATACTGTATATGGTACCGGTGGTCATGACTTTTGTTGTGGGCATGAGGACACTGGACGGCCAGGTGTTTCCCCTGACCATGCACGGGATAGTGGTTTCCTGGGCAGTACCTGTTTTTCTAATCATGTTGGTAGCGGAAACGTTTACCGAAGAGTACAGCTCCGGTACCCTGTCGCTATCTCTTGTGCATCCGGTGTCCCGGACACAGTTTATTGTGGCCAAAATTATTTCGCTGTTTTTTATCATTTTTTTTCTGCTGTTTTTTGCCCTGATACTGGCCTACGGTTTGGGTATTCTTTTCTTTGGTTGGAGTGGACAGTTTATG encodes the following:
- a CDS encoding flavodoxin family protein, whose amino-acid sequence is MAKVLLISGSPKKEGNTMQTLQKCAAKIEALGLEPEIISLAGRKIEACIACGKCIGKGVCVLNDDLNEVADKVREARGLILGSPVYFGTARGDLMNLLQRVGMLSYNGDRFLSYKVGGPIAINRRGGATATIQEMLMFFFINEMIVPGSTYWNIMFGKKPGEAMDDEEGVRTAERFAENVAHVILQMKEQRPE
- a CDS encoding ABC transporter permease, with product MSKLWQSYRTLNRYALRVFRRNLAVFRSTWKTNIAFNFLEPLLYLAAMGWGLGAFVGEIDGMSYMQFIAPGIIASSAMWAASAECTYESYVRMHYQKIFHAITATPINLDEVVTGELLTGVFKSVLYGSVILLVIAVLGLVPSFFAVLIPLVLVLCGFVFAQLGMIWTGIVPKIDSFSYFFTLVVTPMFLFSGVFFPIDALPEAVQAAAWLLPLYHIVVLLRSLTMGAVSAALLIHALWLVTFIIVIFPLPQHLMQKRLIK
- a CDS encoding ABC transporter ATP-binding protein, with translation MVANAVEAKQLQKYYGSLRAVDNIDFVISQGEYFGILGPNGAGKTTTVAMIYCFLPVDGGSLHVLNHNVEVDAREIKGKLGVVPQENNLDLELSVLENLIVYASYFGISRDKALPTALEQLKFFGLLAKKDVDVESLSGGMKRRLTIARAMMNKPEILILDEPTTGLDPEARHHIWQHLKSLKKNGLTLILTTHYLEEASQLCDRLIVMDGGKILEEGIPAELVNKHIGEQVIEAGLSPGLHTKLLALADEQIRGFMSIGETLYLHPKAEPETLLEVIKEFPAVETLVQRPANLEDVFLKLTGRRFGGGE
- the tkt gene encoding transketolase, whose protein sequence is MKNVQQLAINTIRMLAVDAVEAANSGHPGLPMGGAPMAYKLWSDFMQHSPGDPAWPNRDRFVLSAGHGSMLLYALLHLFGYDLSLEELKNFRQWGSKTPGHPEYGHTVGVETTTGPLGQGFANAVGMAIAERRLAAEFNKPDFPLVDHYTYVYTGDGCMMEGITSEAASLAGHLGLGRLICLYDDNEITIDGGTEVAFTEDVAKRYEAYGWQVMKVSDGTDLEAIDEAIAAAKKDQQRPSLILVRTAIGHGSPNKQGKASAHGAPLGTDEVKLTKENLNWLLEPPFHVPDEVKEHFAGLQSGLEDNKRQWDRLFSEYRNKYPEDAARWDAWHTSDVPVELEADPALWEFDKPTATRAASGQIMQVLAKYLPNMAGGSADLNASTKTYLKGLGDFTADNRAGNNIYFGVREHAMGAIMSGMALHGGLRPYGSTFLAFFDYMKPAVRLAALMGIPVTYVYTHDSIGVGEDGPTHQPIEHLANMRSIPNLHVLRPADGKETAAAWLHAVKRSDGPVALVLTRQNLPQLEGTGLDAVKGGYIVSEEEGGAPDLILMASGSEVSLAVKAQKELQSQGVNARVVSMMSWELFQKQPESYRNEVLPPAITKRLAIETGHPMGWERYTGIEGDIIAIDHFGASAPGDILMEKFGFTLDNVVQRALRLLGR
- a CDS encoding FmdB family zinc ribbon protein; the protein is MPTYEFICKQCGHRFETQVPSADKKKVRCAKCESADLQEKFGINVSKGGAKESPCAQSDSCPSKRFGFG
- a CDS encoding multiheme c-type cytochrome translates to MAGSEKYCVDEAFLTSTHGELGCIACHGGENVEDKAEAHAGMIKYPSADAGGICQECHGDIASDFEKSIHYTIQGMRNALEDFTHPGVLDEDGGIREAFDNNCYKCHATCGSCHVSRPIAYSGGLHSQHTFTKTPPMEDTCYGCHGARNAGEFMGRVGYSSDVHYDNGMHCIDCHPVNNFHGSGEFEQNMWEADLPKCLDCHEEVYTDSDIQAHNVHEPDAMSCQVCHASANNNCFDCHATPQEDGSVAGTSDMRIMFKIGQNPNPTEQHPYRYMTIRHIPTTADTFRPMGAELPNFDEISNWKYSPTHNVQRSTIQNESCDSCHGNPFIFLREEDIRENDSQASREWVVTDIP
- a CDS encoding rhodanese-like domain-containing protein → MKKTFKLLLVLLLVGVMAFGLVGCGNEENNNNEPVDIEDNDNNLEEEIALDPQEVVLEAAKAYFPKVADDNNIISSEDVKEALESNPDAMFILDIRSAEDFEEGHIAGAVHSGWGNVGEIMDRLPKNRPVVVACYSGQTAGQAVALLRMAGFDNAQSMLYGMRLGWEEEGFAKEGTGMVAAADLSAVTSPADEKEEILWEKAQAVFADIADGNRALFDPEELQAGLEENPNAFYVLDIRRGEDFEEGYIEHSVHSPWAQVGELLESLPTNRPVVVGCYSGQTAGQTVGVLRMLGLDARSLLYGVRDGWVERAELPLVTE
- a CDS encoding helix-turn-helix transcriptional regulator, yielding MLEKQLKKIRTKNKLTIEELSKACNLPLAYLKEVEEGKRELTSKALDYLLANLDLDEDIEALHFSTSGMGDKLRAMREEKGLTLEELGRHLDLSVTYLSEIELGERTPSIQTLQKISRYFNVPISLFLHTEGKLIATGKKIRMTRETKGMTQKQLANAAQISPGLVAQLETGKVQPSLKTIERISKALSVSVCYLILEQEDAEGIIAGITPELRELLFDPRVQMLIGHICTLDSEQLRLVLNFIHMLKEPALKEK
- a CDS encoding dicarboxylate/amino acid:cation symporter; this translates as MDNPLNVLHPRSLKNLTIHMHSLIRSRLWLKILVAMFLGIMTGILLGPTTGLVPRETGAVIGSWLAMPGQIFLGMIQMIVVPLVFASIITGLAASEDMEQLSKMGTRLAFYFVATTVVAIVIGLMVALTIQPGLFIDGSTLEETMGAETPIDQEEMVDAPDFVGIPEVITSILPQNPLGAMVDREMFQIVLIAIIFGIALISTASTYAEPLLELLGAIQEVCMTIVRWAMLLAPFAVFGMLAQTTITTGIDALLGMAIYVLTVLLGLLILLGVYMLLVMVVGRKNPLEFFQAVREVVLLAFSTSSSAAVMPLSIQVAEEKLGVRPSTSQFLIPLGATINMNGTALYQGVAAIFLAQVFAVELTLASMLLIIVMTVGASIGSSATPGVGMVILASVLASVGIPPSGIALIIGVDRILDMSRTAINVMGDLTACLVMDRWVGGPNLEQ
- a CDS encoding ABC transporter ATP-binding protein; protein product: MSEEYTLHVKEIHKSFGKTNVLRNVSLRVNKGESLGFLGPNGAGKTTLIRIILGLVRPDRGSIYLNGYSLRSNFKQAIKHVGAVVENPRFYEGLSAYKNLQLIHNLHPEVPVKRIGEALEMVGLSPRAEDKVGTFSLGMKQRLGLARALFTQPTIVFLDEPLNGLDPQGMMETRKMICNLQKEQGISFFITSHLLSEIEQVCDNIAVIKEGEIIRQGSLEKLLERNYEIVDVHTDDMAQTVPVLRQAGFVQHITVKKDHATVEIDCGGSVELNRHLVNKNIPVRYIVPRKTTLEQLFVELTQGGGETGEGPD
- a CDS encoding ABC transporter permease gives rise to the protein MRGLIKNEMLKFFTNRKLYAFLLIVFILYMVPVVMTFVVGMRTLDGQVFPLTMHGIVVSWAVPVFLIMLVAETFTEEYSSGTLSLSLVHPVSRTQFIVAKIISLFFIIFFLLFFALILAYGLGILFFGWSGQFMQQGIAYTAWQGISITVISFLAPVFPLLSFAAFIILVALLLSSSAAVVGLSMAVLLSYTMLDLIFSRLQPYLLSTYFISFGRLLTFPAGGESLRFAVIFIGSHGLIFVLGALLHFNRKDILN